Proteins encoded together in one Capricornis sumatraensis isolate serow.1 chromosome 3, serow.2, whole genome shotgun sequence window:
- the CCT6A gene encoding T-complex protein 1 subunit zeta isoform X3: MAAVKTLNPKAEVARAQAALAVNISAARGLQDVLRTNLGPKGTMKMLVSGAGDIKLTKDGNVLLHEMGLHPRIITEGFEAAKEKALQFLEQIKVSKEMDRETLIDVARTSLRTKVHAELADVLTEAVVDSILAIKKQDEPIDLFMVEIMEMKHKSETDTSLIRGLVLDHGARHPDMKKRVEDAYILTCNVSLEYEKTEVNSGFFYKSAEEREKLVKAERKFIEDRVKKIIDLKKKVCGDSDKGFVVINQKGIDPFSLDALAKEGIIALRRAKRRNMERLTLACGGIALNSLDDLNPDCLGHAGLVYEYTLGEEKFTFIEKCNNPRSVTLLIKGPNKHTLTQIKDAIRDGLRAVKNAIDDGCVVPGAGAVEVAMAEALVKYKPSVKGRAQLGVQAFADALLIIPKVLAQNSGFDLQETLVKVQAEHSESGQLVGVDLNTGEPMVAAEAGIWDNYCVKKQLLHSCTVIATNILLVDEIMRAGMSSLKG; the protein is encoded by the exons ATGGCGGCAGTGAAGACCCTGAACCCCAAGGCCGAGGTGGCCCGAGCCCAGGCGGCGTTGGCGGTCAACATCAGCGCGGCCCGGGGGCTGCAGGACGTGCTGAGAACCAACTTGGGGCCTAAGGGCACCATGAAGAT GCTTGTTTCTGGTGCTGGAGACATCAAACTCACTAAAGATGGAAATGTGCTGCTTCATGAAATG GGTCTTCATCCCAGAATAATTACAGAAGGATTTGAAGCTGCAAAGGAAAAGGCACTTCAGTTTTTGGAACAAATCAAAGTaagcaaagagatggacagggaaacacTTATAGACGTGGCCAGAACATCTCTACGAACTAAAGTTCATGCTGAACTTGCTGATGTCTTAACAGAG GCCGTAGTGGACTCCATTTTGGCCATTAAAAAACAAGATGAACCTATTGACCTCTTCATGGTTGAGATCATGGAGATGAAACATAAATCTGAAACAGATACAAG CTTAATCAGAGGCCTTGTTTTGGACCATGGGGCACGGCATCCTGATATGAAGAAGAGAGTAGAAGATGCATACATCCTCACTTGCAATGTGTCATTAGAATATGAAAAAAC AGAAGTGAATTCTGGCTTTTTTTACAAGAgtgcagaggagagagagaagttaGTGAAAGCTGAAAGGAAATTCATCGAGGacagagttaaaaaaataatcgacctgaaaaagaaagtctgtGGTGATTCAGATAAAGGATTTGTTGTTATTAATCAAAAG ggAATTGATCCCTTTTCCTTAGACGCTCTTGCCAAAGAAGGCATTATAGCTCTGCGCAGAGCTAAAAGGAGAAACATGGAAAG GCTGACTCTTGCTTGTGGTGGGATAGCCCTAAATTCTCTTGATGACCTGAATCCTGATTGTTTGGGACATGCAGGACTTGTCTATGAATATACATTG GGAGAAGAGAAGTTCACCTTTATTGAGAAATGTAACAATCCTCGCTCTGTCACATTATTGATCAAAGGACCAAATAAGCACACGCTTACTCAAATCAAAGATGCAATAAGAGATGGCTTGAGGGCGGTTAAAAATGCCATTGATGATG GCTGTGTAGTCCCAGGTGCTGGTGCAGTGGAAGTGGCGATGGCAGAAGCCCTGGTTAAATACAAGCCCAGTGTAAAGGGCAGGGCCCAGCTTGGAGTTCAAGCATTTGCTGATGCATTGCTCATTATTCCCAAG GTTCTTGCTCAGAATTCCGGTTTTGACCTTCAGGAAACACTAGTTAAAGTTCAAGCAGAACATTCAGAATCCGGTCAGCTTGTGGGTGTGGACTTGAACACTG GTGAACCAATGgtagcagcagaagcaggcaTATGGGATAACTATTGTGTAAAGAAACAGCTTCTTCACTCCTG CACTGTGATTGCCACCAACATTCTCCTGGTTGATGAGATCATGAGAGCTGGAATGTCTTCTCTAAAAGGTTGA
- the CCT6A gene encoding T-complex protein 1 subunit zeta isoform X2, whose translation MAAVKTLNPKAEVARAQAALAVNISAARGLQDVLRTNLGPKGTMKMLVSGAGDIKLTKDGNVLLHEMQIQHPTASLIAKVATAQDDITGDGTTSNVLIIGELLKQADLYISEGLHPRIITEGFEAAKEKALQFLEQIKVSKEMDRETLIDVARTSLRTKVHAELADVLTEAVVDSILAIKKQDEPIDLFMVEIMEMKHKSETDTREVNSGFFYKSAEEREKLVKAERKFIEDRVKKIIDLKKKVCGDSDKGFVVINQKGIDPFSLDALAKEGIIALRRAKRRNMERLTLACGGIALNSLDDLNPDCLGHAGLVYEYTLGEEKFTFIEKCNNPRSVTLLIKGPNKHTLTQIKDAIRDGLRAVKNAIDDGCVVPGAGAVEVAMAEALVKYKPSVKGRAQLGVQAFADALLIIPKVLAQNSGFDLQETLVKVQAEHSESGQLVGVDLNTGEPMVAAEAGIWDNYCVKKQLLHSCTVIATNILLVDEIMRAGMSSLKG comes from the exons ATGGCGGCAGTGAAGACCCTGAACCCCAAGGCCGAGGTGGCCCGAGCCCAGGCGGCGTTGGCGGTCAACATCAGCGCGGCCCGGGGGCTGCAGGACGTGCTGAGAACCAACTTGGGGCCTAAGGGCACCATGAAGAT GCTTGTTTCTGGTGCTGGAGACATCAAACTCACTAAAGATGGAAATGTGCTGCTTCATGAAATG caaATTCAGCACCCAACAGCCTCCTTAATAGCCAAAGTAGCAACAGCCCAGGATGACATAACCGGTGATGGTACCACTTCCAACGTCCTCATCATTGGAGAGCTGCTGAAGCAGGCGGATCTCTACATTTCTGAA GGTCTTCATCCCAGAATAATTACAGAAGGATTTGAAGCTGCAAAGGAAAAGGCACTTCAGTTTTTGGAACAAATCAAAGTaagcaaagagatggacagggaaacacTTATAGACGTGGCCAGAACATCTCTACGAACTAAAGTTCATGCTGAACTTGCTGATGTCTTAACAGAG GCCGTAGTGGACTCCATTTTGGCCATTAAAAAACAAGATGAACCTATTGACCTCTTCATGGTTGAGATCATGGAGATGAAACATAAATCTGAAACAGATACAAG AGAAGTGAATTCTGGCTTTTTTTACAAGAgtgcagaggagagagagaagttaGTGAAAGCTGAAAGGAAATTCATCGAGGacagagttaaaaaaataatcgacctgaaaaagaaagtctgtGGTGATTCAGATAAAGGATTTGTTGTTATTAATCAAAAG ggAATTGATCCCTTTTCCTTAGACGCTCTTGCCAAAGAAGGCATTATAGCTCTGCGCAGAGCTAAAAGGAGAAACATGGAAAG GCTGACTCTTGCTTGTGGTGGGATAGCCCTAAATTCTCTTGATGACCTGAATCCTGATTGTTTGGGACATGCAGGACTTGTCTATGAATATACATTG GGAGAAGAGAAGTTCACCTTTATTGAGAAATGTAACAATCCTCGCTCTGTCACATTATTGATCAAAGGACCAAATAAGCACACGCTTACTCAAATCAAAGATGCAATAAGAGATGGCTTGAGGGCGGTTAAAAATGCCATTGATGATG GCTGTGTAGTCCCAGGTGCTGGTGCAGTGGAAGTGGCGATGGCAGAAGCCCTGGTTAAATACAAGCCCAGTGTAAAGGGCAGGGCCCAGCTTGGAGTTCAAGCATTTGCTGATGCATTGCTCATTATTCCCAAG GTTCTTGCTCAGAATTCCGGTTTTGACCTTCAGGAAACACTAGTTAAAGTTCAAGCAGAACATTCAGAATCCGGTCAGCTTGTGGGTGTGGACTTGAACACTG GTGAACCAATGgtagcagcagaagcaggcaTATGGGATAACTATTGTGTAAAGAAACAGCTTCTTCACTCCTG CACTGTGATTGCCACCAACATTCTCCTGGTTGATGAGATCATGAGAGCTGGAATGTCTTCTCTAAAAGGTTGA
- the CCT6A gene encoding T-complex protein 1 subunit zeta isoform X1, which yields MAAVKTLNPKAEVARAQAALAVNISAARGLQDVLRTNLGPKGTMKMLVSGAGDIKLTKDGNVLLHEMQIQHPTASLIAKVATAQDDITGDGTTSNVLIIGELLKQADLYISEGLHPRIITEGFEAAKEKALQFLEQIKVSKEMDRETLIDVARTSLRTKVHAELADVLTEAVVDSILAIKKQDEPIDLFMVEIMEMKHKSETDTSLIRGLVLDHGARHPDMKKRVEDAYILTCNVSLEYEKTEVNSGFFYKSAEEREKLVKAERKFIEDRVKKIIDLKKKVCGDSDKGFVVINQKGIDPFSLDALAKEGIIALRRAKRRNMERLTLACGGIALNSLDDLNPDCLGHAGLVYEYTLGEEKFTFIEKCNNPRSVTLLIKGPNKHTLTQIKDAIRDGLRAVKNAIDDGCVVPGAGAVEVAMAEALVKYKPSVKGRAQLGVQAFADALLIIPKVLAQNSGFDLQETLVKVQAEHSESGQLVGVDLNTGEPMVAAEAGIWDNYCVKKQLLHSCTVIATNILLVDEIMRAGMSSLKG from the exons ATGGCGGCAGTGAAGACCCTGAACCCCAAGGCCGAGGTGGCCCGAGCCCAGGCGGCGTTGGCGGTCAACATCAGCGCGGCCCGGGGGCTGCAGGACGTGCTGAGAACCAACTTGGGGCCTAAGGGCACCATGAAGAT GCTTGTTTCTGGTGCTGGAGACATCAAACTCACTAAAGATGGAAATGTGCTGCTTCATGAAATG caaATTCAGCACCCAACAGCCTCCTTAATAGCCAAAGTAGCAACAGCCCAGGATGACATAACCGGTGATGGTACCACTTCCAACGTCCTCATCATTGGAGAGCTGCTGAAGCAGGCGGATCTCTACATTTCTGAA GGTCTTCATCCCAGAATAATTACAGAAGGATTTGAAGCTGCAAAGGAAAAGGCACTTCAGTTTTTGGAACAAATCAAAGTaagcaaagagatggacagggaaacacTTATAGACGTGGCCAGAACATCTCTACGAACTAAAGTTCATGCTGAACTTGCTGATGTCTTAACAGAG GCCGTAGTGGACTCCATTTTGGCCATTAAAAAACAAGATGAACCTATTGACCTCTTCATGGTTGAGATCATGGAGATGAAACATAAATCTGAAACAGATACAAG CTTAATCAGAGGCCTTGTTTTGGACCATGGGGCACGGCATCCTGATATGAAGAAGAGAGTAGAAGATGCATACATCCTCACTTGCAATGTGTCATTAGAATATGAAAAAAC AGAAGTGAATTCTGGCTTTTTTTACAAGAgtgcagaggagagagagaagttaGTGAAAGCTGAAAGGAAATTCATCGAGGacagagttaaaaaaataatcgacctgaaaaagaaagtctgtGGTGATTCAGATAAAGGATTTGTTGTTATTAATCAAAAG ggAATTGATCCCTTTTCCTTAGACGCTCTTGCCAAAGAAGGCATTATAGCTCTGCGCAGAGCTAAAAGGAGAAACATGGAAAG GCTGACTCTTGCTTGTGGTGGGATAGCCCTAAATTCTCTTGATGACCTGAATCCTGATTGTTTGGGACATGCAGGACTTGTCTATGAATATACATTG GGAGAAGAGAAGTTCACCTTTATTGAGAAATGTAACAATCCTCGCTCTGTCACATTATTGATCAAAGGACCAAATAAGCACACGCTTACTCAAATCAAAGATGCAATAAGAGATGGCTTGAGGGCGGTTAAAAATGCCATTGATGATG GCTGTGTAGTCCCAGGTGCTGGTGCAGTGGAAGTGGCGATGGCAGAAGCCCTGGTTAAATACAAGCCCAGTGTAAAGGGCAGGGCCCAGCTTGGAGTTCAAGCATTTGCTGATGCATTGCTCATTATTCCCAAG GTTCTTGCTCAGAATTCCGGTTTTGACCTTCAGGAAACACTAGTTAAAGTTCAAGCAGAACATTCAGAATCCGGTCAGCTTGTGGGTGTGGACTTGAACACTG GTGAACCAATGgtagcagcagaagcaggcaTATGGGATAACTATTGTGTAAAGAAACAGCTTCTTCACTCCTG CACTGTGATTGCCACCAACATTCTCCTGGTTGATGAGATCATGAGAGCTGGAATGTCTTCTCTAAAAGGTTGA